A single region of the Sphingobium sp. TKS genome encodes:
- a CDS encoding PHA/PHB synthase family protein, producing the protein MATSPPPSDDPLDGISETLDRTASAAIAQTTFGLSPATLLLAMADWGIHLATSPGKQMQLGAKAIRKHARLFDYLQRRMEDSEAEPAIEPLPQDRRFADPAWKELPFNLVAQAFLLNQQWWHAATTGIGGVSKHHEDMVEFAARQMLDMLAPTNFLATNPVLQHKIAETGGQCLVDGFRHLVEDMQHMARGLPPVGAEAFRVGENVATAKGKVVYRNKLIELIQYEPTTDTVRPEPILIVPAWIMKYYILDLSPENSLVRWLTAQGFTVFMISWHNPGSADRDLDMDAYRHLGPMAALDAVTAITGATGIHAMGYCLGGTLLSIAAAAMARDGDDRLASVTLLAAQTEFSEPGELGLFIDEGQLNLLENMMWSRGYLDSSQMGGAFQILRSNDLVWSRVLATYLMGEREPMNDLMAWNADGTRMPYAMHSQYLRRLFLDDDLAEGKYRVDGRTINLASIRKPLFVVGTERDHVAPWHSVHKIHLLTGAEITFVLTSGGHNAGIVSEPGHKGRRYRVLTREVDGTSYDPEEWASRAEQKQGSWWTAWGEWLAARSGEPGAPPPMGAADKGYAAIADAPGHYVLEH; encoded by the coding sequence ATGGCCACGTCCCCTCCGCCTTCCGACGATCCGCTGGACGGAATCAGCGAAACGCTCGACCGCACGGCATCGGCGGCCATCGCGCAGACGACTTTCGGCCTTTCGCCGGCCACGCTCCTGCTTGCCATGGCCGATTGGGGGATTCATCTCGCCACGTCGCCGGGCAAACAAATGCAGCTTGGCGCCAAGGCCATCCGCAAGCATGCCCGGCTTTTCGACTATCTGCAGCGCCGCATGGAAGACAGCGAGGCCGAACCGGCCATCGAACCATTGCCGCAGGACCGGCGCTTCGCCGATCCCGCCTGGAAAGAATTACCTTTCAATCTCGTCGCTCAGGCCTTCCTGCTCAACCAGCAATGGTGGCACGCCGCGACGACAGGCATTGGCGGTGTCTCGAAACATCATGAAGACATGGTGGAATTCGCCGCACGGCAGATGCTGGACATGCTCGCGCCGACCAACTTTCTCGCCACCAATCCCGTTCTCCAACACAAGATCGCGGAAACAGGTGGCCAATGCCTGGTCGACGGCTTCCGGCACCTGGTCGAGGACATGCAGCACATGGCGCGCGGCCTGCCGCCGGTCGGCGCCGAAGCCTTTCGCGTGGGCGAAAACGTCGCCACGGCCAAAGGCAAGGTCGTCTACCGCAACAAGCTGATCGAACTGATCCAGTATGAACCGACCACGGACACCGTGCGGCCCGAGCCAATCCTGATCGTGCCCGCGTGGATCATGAAATACTATATTCTCGACCTGTCGCCCGAGAACTCGCTGGTCCGCTGGCTGACGGCGCAAGGCTTCACCGTGTTCATGATTTCGTGGCACAATCCCGGCAGTGCCGACCGTGACCTCGACATGGACGCCTACCGGCACCTCGGACCGATGGCGGCGCTCGATGCGGTGACGGCGATCACCGGCGCGACGGGCATCCATGCCATGGGCTATTGCCTGGGCGGCACGCTGCTCTCGATCGCGGCCGCGGCCATGGCGCGCGACGGAGATGACAGGCTCGCCAGCGTCACACTGCTGGCCGCACAGACGGAATTCAGCGAGCCGGGGGAATTGGGCCTGTTTATCGACGAAGGCCAGCTCAACCTGCTGGAGAACATGATGTGGAGCCGGGGCTATCTGGACAGCAGCCAGATGGGCGGCGCCTTCCAGATCCTGCGTTCCAACGATCTGGTCTGGTCGCGTGTGCTCGCCACCTACCTGATGGGCGAGCGCGAACCGATGAACGACCTCATGGCCTGGAACGCCGACGGCACACGGATGCCCTATGCCATGCACAGCCAGTATCTGCGCCGCCTGTTCCTCGACGACGACCTGGCCGAAGGAAAATACCGGGTGGATGGGCGAACCATCAACCTTGCCTCCATCCGCAAACCGCTGTTCGTGGTCGGAACCGAGCGCGATCATGTCGCGCCATGGCATTCCGTCCACAAGATCCACCTGCTGACCGGGGCCGAGATCACTTTCGTCCTGACCAGCGGCGGGCACAATGCCGGCATCGTTTCGGAACCGGGCCACAAGGGCCGCCGCTACCGCGTGTTGACCCGCGAGGTCGACGGCACCTCCTACGATCCCGAAGAATGGGCAAGCCGCGCCGAGCAAAAGCAAGGCTCATGGTGGACGGCGTGGGGAGAATGGCTGGCCGCGCGTTCGGGAGAACCTGGTGCGCCGCCGCCCATGGGCGCAGCGGACAAGGGCTATGCGGCGATCGCCGATGCTCCCGGCCATTATGTGCTGGAGCATTGA
- the lptB gene encoding LPS export ABC transporter ATP-binding protein has translation MDDPRDRHDGSGCAGAGRPGWRRVLTRLLRDLGGNLGHDAQLVSPAARSESEPLAPASIGPVAVERAPTVLSIAGIEKSFGKRKVLDDVALEVRAGEIVGLLGPNGAGKTLCFYAIAGLMSVDAGRIEIGGQDVTALPMDRRAKLGLGYLPQEGSIFRGMTAAENIAAVLELHIADRDVAAARLDELLAEFNIAHIRDVPAQRLSGGERRRCEIARAMAAAPSVILLDEPFAGIDPMSIADVKAMVRKLKREGVAILLTDHNVHEMLELVERAYIIDQGRMLFEGGPEAVLDNPEVRHRYLGEGFRM, from the coding sequence ATGGATGATCCGCGAGATCGCCATGATGGCAGCGGTTGCGCTGGTGCTGGCCGGCCGGGATGGAGACGCGTACTGACCCGGCTTTTGAGGGACCTTGGCGGAAATCTCGGGCATGATGCCCAACTCGTATCGCCGGCCGCGCGTTCGGAGAGCGAGCCGCTTGCGCCCGCGTCAATCGGACCGGTCGCAGTCGAGCGCGCGCCGACGGTTCTTTCGATCGCCGGGATCGAGAAGTCCTTTGGCAAGCGGAAGGTGCTTGACGATGTCGCGCTCGAAGTGCGGGCAGGCGAAATCGTGGGGCTTCTGGGGCCAAACGGGGCCGGCAAGACGCTCTGCTTCTATGCGATTGCCGGCCTGATGAGCGTGGATGCCGGCAGGATCGAGATTGGCGGTCAGGATGTCACCGCGCTTCCCATGGATCGAAGAGCGAAGCTGGGCCTCGGCTATCTTCCCCAGGAAGGATCGATCTTCCGCGGCATGACGGCTGCGGAGAATATCGCGGCCGTGCTCGAACTGCATATCGCCGATCGCGATGTAGCTGCCGCGCGGCTCGATGAACTTCTTGCCGAGTTCAATATCGCCCACATTCGCGACGTTCCCGCACAGCGGTTGTCCGGCGGGGAACGCAGGCGCTGCGAGATCGCCAGGGCCATGGCGGCAGCGCCCTCGGTCATCCTGCTCGATGAACCGTTCGCGGGCATCGATCCCATGTCGATCGCCGACGTCAAGGCGATGGTGCGAAAGCTCAAGCGAGAAGGCGTGGCGATCCTTCTGACCGACCACAATGTGCATGAGATGCTCGAACTGGTCGAGCGGGCCTATATCATCGATCAGGGCAGGATGCTGTTCGAGGGCGGCCCAGAAGCGGTACTCGACAACCCCGAAGTCCGGCATCGCTATCTTGGCGAGGGCTTCAGGATGTGA
- a CDS encoding TetR/AcrR family transcriptional regulator codes for MGRERFMKDDGAASGTGSRLPARDPRGGRPPQEVAARLGHHILETALAQFIAGGVEGTSMEAIAAAAQTSKRTLYSRFGSKLALLVAAMEHSLARYLDPIAASVPRGSTRKKIAYIARRMLDLSLQGDVVGIEALIIWLANHNPGMMRAQPAIGTQFGIDLMQTILAEASEPNSEEAGDLPFLAAFLFDALVTVPRQRILQRHDLHNTTRTKAAYIERALDLMAKAIPFLNEGRGNRLTS; via the coding sequence ATGGGCCGCGAGCGATTCATGAAAGATGACGGCGCCGCATCGGGAACCGGCTCGCGTCTGCCTGCCCGCGATCCCAGGGGAGGAAGGCCGCCACAGGAGGTCGCAGCCCGGCTTGGACATCATATCCTCGAGACGGCGCTTGCCCAATTCATCGCCGGCGGCGTCGAGGGTACGAGTATGGAAGCTATCGCCGCCGCCGCACAGACATCGAAGCGAACGCTCTATTCCCGCTTCGGCTCAAAGCTCGCCCTGCTCGTCGCCGCCATGGAACACAGCCTTGCCCGCTATCTCGATCCGATCGCGGCATCGGTCCCTCGAGGAAGCACCCGCAAAAAAATCGCCTATATCGCTCGCAGGATGCTCGACCTGTCGCTTCAAGGCGATGTCGTGGGCATCGAAGCGCTCATCATCTGGCTGGCAAACCACAATCCGGGCATGATGCGGGCACAGCCCGCGATCGGCACCCAGTTCGGCATCGATCTGATGCAGACGATCCTTGCCGAGGCGAGCGAACCGAACAGCGAGGAAGCAGGCGATCTTCCGTTCCTCGCTGCTTTTCTCTTCGACGCGCTGGTCACCGTGCCGCGCCAGCGCATCCTGCAGCGCCATGATCTGCACAACACCACCCGGACAAAGGCTGCCTATATCGAGCGAGCGCTCGACCTCATGGCAAAGGCCATTCCGTTCCTGAACGAAGGGCGCGGTAACCGCCTCACATCCTGA
- a CDS encoding efflux transporter outer membrane subunit has protein sequence MARSAHITGRLCGFRAVMAAMIVPSFLSGCSFAPPNVRPAQPVPQDYPAPAALGASIARIGWHDFFREEHLRVLIAAALENNRDIRIAAARVDQARAAWRIEGSALYPELNAVGTGTRGRSIISLPGAGTQSYDIKQVTAQVSASWEIDFWGRLRNLNDAARNRYLATEEAKRAVATGLIAQVANGYLLEREYEERLALARRTIVTREDSLRIMRRRYEVGSGSKLEMTQAQLLLAQAQDALQALEQDRDVNRNALALLVGRPVEIVPGPLGLAETGPDIALPPGLPSDLLVNRPDIVAAEYQLRAANADIGAARAAFFPNISLTGAFGTASSDLDGLFGDGSRAWSFTPTIALPLFNAGRLSGNLDLAKARQVEAVASYEKTVQGAFRDVSDALVRRRQLALRIDTARSSLDALRERARLAGLRFDNGRSAYLEVLDAQRDLFDTEQALIQLRRAHLASGIALYAALGGGFPAEVVHDSNDQGGEHRR, from the coding sequence ATGGCTCGCAGCGCTCATATTACTGGCCGTTTATGCGGGTTCCGGGCCGTCATGGCGGCGATGATCGTGCCATCTTTCCTGTCCGGCTGTTCCTTCGCGCCGCCCAATGTCCGGCCGGCCCAGCCGGTGCCGCAGGACTATCCCGCGCCAGCCGCGCTGGGCGCGTCCATCGCGCGGATCGGTTGGCATGATTTCTTCCGGGAAGAGCATCTGCGTGTGCTGATCGCGGCCGCGCTGGAGAACAACCGCGATATCCGTATCGCCGCGGCCCGCGTCGATCAGGCGCGCGCGGCCTGGCGTATCGAGGGATCGGCGCTCTATCCCGAACTCAACGCCGTCGGCACCGGCACGCGGGGTCGTTCCATCATCAGCCTGCCGGGCGCAGGCACGCAGAGCTATGACATCAAGCAGGTCACCGCGCAGGTGAGCGCGAGCTGGGAAATCGATTTCTGGGGCCGTCTGCGCAACCTGAACGACGCCGCGCGCAATCGTTATCTGGCGACGGAAGAGGCGAAGCGCGCCGTTGCCACCGGCCTGATCGCGCAGGTCGCCAATGGCTATCTGCTGGAGCGCGAATATGAGGAACGCCTCGCGCTTGCCCGGCGGACGATCGTCACGCGCGAGGACTCACTGCGGATCATGCGCCGCCGCTATGAAGTCGGGTCCGGCTCGAAGCTCGAAATGACCCAGGCGCAGTTGCTGCTGGCGCAGGCGCAGGATGCGCTGCAAGCGCTTGAGCAGGACCGCGACGTGAACCGCAACGCGCTGGCGCTGCTGGTCGGGCGGCCCGTGGAGATCGTGCCTGGGCCCCTCGGTCTTGCCGAAACCGGACCGGATATCGCCCTTCCGCCGGGCTTGCCCTCCGACCTTCTGGTCAACCGGCCTGATATCGTGGCGGCGGAATATCAATTGCGGGCGGCCAACGCCGATATCGGCGCGGCGCGGGCGGCGTTCTTTCCCAATATCAGCCTGACGGGTGCCTTCGGCACGGCGAGTTCCGATCTCGACGGGCTGTTCGGCGACGGGAGCCGCGCGTGGAGCTTCACCCCGACGATCGCCCTGCCGCTGTTCAATGCGGGCCGCCTTTCCGGCAACCTCGATCTGGCGAAAGCGCGGCAGGTCGAAGCCGTGGCCAGCTATGAAAAGACCGTGCAGGGCGCGTTTCGTGATGTTTCCGACGCGCTGGTCCGGCGCCGGCAACTGGCGTTGCGGATCGACACCGCGCGCAGCTCGCTGGACGCCTTGCGCGAACGGGCTCGGCTGGCCGGGTTGCGGTTCGACAACGGGCGTTCGGCCTATTTGGAAGTGCTGGACGCGCAACGCGACCTTTTCGACACCGAACAGGCGCTGATCCAGTTGCGCCGCGCTCATCTGGCGAGCGGCATAGCCCTCTACGCGGCGCTTGGCGGGGGCTTTCCCGCCGAAGTCGTCCACGACAGCAACGATCAAGGCGGAGAACACAGGCGATGA
- a CDS encoding HlyD family secretion protein, with protein sequence MTASRKTWLIRGGIAAALVVVALLLWQVLKPGDLPEGIVGGNGRIEAVEIDVSAKSPGRIREILVDEGAFVQAGQVVAHMDTDVLSAQRAEAEAQLAPALNGIQIATSQVAQQQSNRAAALAGVRQREAELNAARKRLARSETLAREGATAVQERDDDQARVEGAAAAVEAARAQLAAVDAAITTARNQVIGARSQVDAVRATIQRIEADIRDSDLKAPTAGRVQYRVAQPGEVVGGGGRVLNLVNLGDVYMTFFLPETVAGKVALGSDVRIVLDALPDRAIPAKVSFVADVAQFTPKTVETQSERQKLMFRVKAQIDRKLLDRYITQVKTGLPGMAYVRIDPKSEWPAKLTVNVPQ encoded by the coding sequence ATGACGGCGTCCCGGAAGACATGGCTCATCAGGGGCGGCATCGCGGCGGCGCTCGTCGTTGTAGCTCTGCTCCTTTGGCAGGTGCTCAAGCCCGGCGATTTGCCCGAAGGCATCGTCGGCGGTAACGGCCGGATCGAAGCGGTTGAAATCGACGTTTCCGCCAAATCGCCCGGCCGCATCCGCGAAATCCTGGTCGACGAAGGCGCGTTCGTGCAGGCGGGGCAAGTCGTCGCCCATATGGATACGGACGTGCTGAGTGCCCAGAGGGCCGAAGCCGAAGCGCAACTGGCGCCGGCGCTGAACGGCATCCAGATCGCGACCAGCCAGGTCGCGCAGCAGCAGAGCAACCGGGCGGCGGCTCTCGCCGGCGTCCGCCAGCGTGAGGCGGAGCTGAACGCGGCGCGCAAGCGGCTGGCGCGATCGGAAACGCTGGCGCGAGAAGGTGCGACCGCCGTGCAGGAACGGGATGACGATCAGGCCCGCGTCGAAGGCGCGGCGGCGGCAGTGGAGGCCGCTCGCGCCCAACTCGCGGCCGTCGACGCGGCGATCACGACGGCGCGCAACCAGGTGATCGGCGCGCGTTCGCAGGTCGATGCCGTGCGCGCCACCATCCAGCGGATCGAGGCCGATATCCGCGACAGCGACCTCAAGGCGCCGACGGCCGGCCGCGTGCAATATCGCGTCGCCCAGCCGGGCGAAGTCGTGGGTGGCGGCGGGCGCGTGCTCAACCTGGTCAATCTGGGCGACGTCTACATGACCTTCTTCCTGCCGGAAACGGTCGCGGGCAAGGTGGCGCTGGGCAGCGATGTACGCATCGTGCTCGATGCGCTTCCGGATCGTGCGATCCCTGCGAAAGTCAGCTTCGTTGCCGATGTGGCCCAGTTCACGCCCAAGACGGTGGAGACGCAAAGCGAGCGCCAGAAACTGATGTTCCGCGTGAAGGCGCAGATCGATCGCAAGTTGCTCGATCGCTATATCACCCAGGTCAAGACCGGCCTTCCGGGCATGGCCTATGTGCGGATCGATCCGAAATCCGAATGGCCCGCGAAACTGACCGTCAACGTGCCGCAATGA
- the rbbA gene encoding ribosome-associated ATPase/putative transporter RbbA, whose protein sequence is MTEAVARVSGVSLHYGKVLALDDVNLEIPAGRMVAMIGPDGVGKSSLFSLIAGARAIQEGRVEVLGGDMAEARHRNAVCPRIAYMPQGLGKNLYPTLSIDENLEFFGRLFGQDAAERERRIADLTESTGLAPFRKRPAGKLSGGMKQKLGLCCALIHDPDFLLLDEPTTGVDPMSRAQFWDLIDRIRANRPHMSVLVATAYMEEAERFDWLIAMDAGKVLATGTAADFYARTGEQSLEQAFISMLPEERRRGHKPVEIPPRSDGGEAEIAIEAQGLTMRFGDFTAVDHVDFRIERGEIFGFLGSNGCGKSTTMKMLTGLLKASEGQAWLFGREVENDDMATRRRVGYMSQAFSLYSELTVRQNLELHAQLFHVPAGEVPARVREMAQRFGLDGIMDALPGALPLGQRQRLSLAVAMIHKPEMLILDEPTSGVDPIARDQFWQMMIDLSRRDKVTIFISTHFMNEAERCDRISLMHAGKVLVSDTPAAIVENRGAADLEEAFIAYLQDASGETPTEKRDDPVPAGAPAAADQDISAAPARSPWFMRRRMMSYARREGLELRRDPIRATLALLGSVILMFIMGYGISMDVEDLPFAVLDRDGTTTSENYVLNLAGSRYFIERPPITDYSQLDRRMRSGELSVALEIPPNFARDLRRGVPVQIGVWVDGAMPQRAETVQGYVQALHAHWLSEMAVQETGARPSMGLVNIELRYRYNPDVKSLVAIAPAVIPMMLLLFPAMLTALSVVREKELGSIVNFYVTPISKVEFLLGKQLPYVALAMLNYVLLVFLAVTMFGVPLTGSFLAMTLGALFYTLSATAIGLLFSIFMRSQIAAMFATAIGTILPAVQFSGLINPVSSLEGAGAVIGSIYPATWFVTICRGVFSKGLGFADLWPDLLVLFATFPVILALCVALLRKQES, encoded by the coding sequence ATGACGGAAGCTGTCGCCCGCGTTTCGGGCGTGAGCCTGCATTACGGCAAGGTGCTGGCGCTCGATGATGTGAATCTTGAAATCCCCGCCGGGCGCATGGTGGCGATGATCGGCCCGGACGGCGTCGGCAAGTCCAGCCTGTTTTCCCTGATCGCGGGCGCGCGAGCCATCCAGGAGGGCCGGGTCGAGGTGCTGGGCGGCGACATGGCCGAGGCCCGCCACCGCAACGCCGTGTGTCCGCGCATCGCCTATATGCCGCAGGGGCTGGGCAAGAACCTCTATCCTACGCTCTCCATCGACGAAAATCTCGAATTCTTCGGGCGGTTGTTCGGGCAGGACGCGGCCGAACGCGAGCGCCGCATTGCCGACCTCACCGAAAGCACGGGCCTCGCGCCGTTCCGCAAGCGCCCGGCGGGCAAGCTTTCGGGCGGCATGAAGCAGAAGCTCGGCTTGTGCTGCGCGCTCATCCACGATCCCGATTTCCTGCTGCTGGATGAGCCGACAACCGGCGTCGATCCCATGTCGCGCGCGCAATTCTGGGATCTGATCGACCGCATCCGCGCGAACCGCCCGCACATGAGCGTGCTGGTCGCCACGGCCTATATGGAAGAGGCCGAACGCTTCGACTGGCTAATCGCGATGGACGCGGGAAAGGTGCTGGCCACCGGCACCGCAGCCGACTTCTATGCACGCACCGGCGAACAGTCGCTGGAACAGGCGTTTATCTCGATGCTTCCCGAGGAGCGCCGCCGCGGGCACAAGCCGGTGGAGATTCCGCCGCGCAGCGACGGCGGCGAGGCCGAGATCGCCATCGAGGCGCAGGGGCTCACCATGCGTTTCGGTGATTTCACGGCAGTCGATCATGTCGATTTTCGCATCGAGCGCGGCGAGATCTTTGGATTCCTCGGCTCCAACGGCTGCGGCAAGTCGACCACCATGAAGATGCTGACCGGCCTGCTGAAAGCCAGCGAAGGCCAGGCCTGGCTGTTCGGCCGCGAGGTCGAGAATGACGACATGGCGACGCGCCGGCGCGTTGGCTATATGAGCCAGGCCTTCTCGCTCTACTCGGAACTGACGGTCCGGCAGAACCTCGAGCTGCATGCCCAGCTCTTCCATGTTCCCGCCGGGGAAGTGCCGGCCCGCGTGAGGGAAATGGCGCAGCGGTTCGGCCTGGATGGCATCATGGATGCGTTGCCCGGCGCCTTGCCGCTGGGCCAGCGCCAGCGGCTCAGCCTAGCCGTCGCCATGATCCACAAGCCGGAAATGCTGATCCTGGATGAACCGACGTCCGGCGTCGATCCGATCGCGCGGGACCAGTTCTGGCAGATGATGATCGACCTGTCCCGGCGCGACAAGGTGACGATCTTCATTTCCACGCACTTCATGAACGAAGCGGAGCGGTGCGACCGCATATCGCTGATGCATGCGGGCAAGGTGCTGGTCAGCGACACCCCCGCCGCCATTGTCGAGAACCGCGGCGCGGCGGACCTGGAAGAAGCGTTCATCGCCTATCTTCAGGATGCGAGCGGCGAGACGCCGACAGAAAAGAGGGACGATCCGGTTCCTGCGGGCGCGCCTGCCGCGGCCGATCAGGACATTTCGGCTGCACCGGCCCGCTCCCCATGGTTCATGCGGCGCCGGATGATGAGCTATGCCCGGCGCGAAGGGCTGGAATTGCGCCGCGATCCCATCCGCGCCACCCTGGCCCTGCTGGGCAGCGTCATCCTGATGTTCATCATGGGCTATGGCATCAGCATGGACGTGGAGGACTTGCCGTTCGCCGTGCTGGACCGCGACGGCACGACCACCAGCGAGAACTACGTCCTCAACCTGGCCGGATCGCGCTATTTCATCGAACGGCCGCCGATCACCGACTATAGCCAGTTGGACCGGCGGATGCGCTCGGGCGAACTGAGCGTGGCCCTGGAGATTCCGCCCAATTTCGCGCGCGACCTGCGCCGGGGCGTGCCGGTGCAGATCGGTGTATGGGTCGATGGCGCCATGCCGCAGCGGGCCGAGACCGTGCAAGGCTATGTCCAGGCCCTGCATGCCCACTGGCTCAGTGAAATGGCCGTGCAGGAAACAGGTGCGCGGCCATCGATGGGTCTCGTCAATATCGAGCTGCGCTATCGTTACAATCCGGACGTGAAAAGCCTTGTAGCCATCGCGCCGGCCGTGATTCCGATGATGCTGCTCTTGTTCCCGGCGATGCTGACGGCTTTGAGCGTGGTGCGGGAAAAGGAGCTGGGTTCCATCGTCAATTTCTACGTGACGCCGATCAGCAAGGTGGAATTCCTGCTGGGCAAGCAGCTTCCCTATGTCGCGCTCGCCATGCTGAACTATGTCTTGCTGGTGTTCCTCGCCGTCACGATGTTCGGTGTGCCGTTGACGGGCAGTTTCCTCGCGATGACGCTGGGCGCTCTCTTCTATACGCTGTCGGCGACGGCCATCGGCCTGCTGTTCTCCATCTTCATGCGCAGCCAGATTGCCGCGATGTTCGCCACCGCCATCGGCACGATCCTGCCCGCCGTGCAGTTTTCCGGCCTGATCAACCCGGTGTCCTCGCTCGAGGGGGCGGGCGCGGTGATCGGATCGATATATCCCGCGACCTGGTTCGTCACCATCTGCCGCGGCGTCTTTTCCAAGGGGCTGGGCTTCGCCGACCTCTGGCCTGACCTTCTCGTGCTGTTCGCGACGTTTCCCGTCATCCTGGCGCTGTGTGTCGCGTTGCTGCGTAAGCAGGAGAGCTGA
- a CDS encoding ABC transporter permease, with protein sequence MRHAANIYRLGIKELRSLWRDPMMLFLILYSFSVGIYVAATAMPETLHKAPIAIVDEDQSQLSSRITGAFYPPHFTPPSIVGLNEVDKGLDAGRYTFALDIPPDFQRDVLAGRQPGLQLNVDATRMSQAFTGGGYIQQIVQGEVAEFMKGTRASTPVPVELALRVRFNPTLAQSWFGAVMEIINSVTMLSIVLTGAALIREREHGTIEHLLVMPVTPFEIMASKVWAMGLVVLVACAFALFVMVEGVLSVPVEGSIALFLAGAGLHLFATTSIGIFMGTIARSMPQFGLLLMLVLLPLQMLSGGSTPRESMPEFVQTVMLAAPTTHFVKMAQAILYRGAGFDVVWPQFLAIIAIGAIFFAIALARFRRTIGTMA encoded by the coding sequence ATGCGCCACGCGGCCAACATCTACCGGCTCGGCATCAAGGAACTGCGCAGCCTGTGGCGCGATCCGATGATGCTGTTCCTGATCCTCTATTCGTTCTCGGTGGGGATCTACGTCGCGGCAACCGCCATGCCGGAAACGCTGCACAAGGCGCCTATCGCGATCGTCGATGAAGACCAGTCGCAGCTTTCCAGCCGGATAACCGGCGCCTTTTATCCGCCGCACTTCACGCCCCCTTCGATCGTGGGACTGAACGAAGTGGACAAGGGGCTGGATGCCGGGCGCTATACGTTCGCTCTCGACATCCCGCCCGATTTTCAGCGAGACGTACTTGCGGGACGCCAACCCGGCTTGCAGCTCAACGTTGACGCTACGCGGATGAGCCAGGCTTTCACGGGCGGCGGCTACATCCAGCAGATCGTGCAGGGCGAAGTTGCCGAATTCATGAAAGGCACGCGTGCGAGCACGCCGGTCCCGGTCGAGCTGGCGCTGCGCGTGCGGTTCAATCCTACGCTGGCGCAAAGCTGGTTCGGCGCGGTCATGGAAATCATCAACAGCGTCACCATGCTGTCGATCGTGCTGACGGGCGCGGCCCTGATCCGCGAGCGCGAGCACGGCACGATCGAACACCTGCTAGTGATGCCGGTGACGCCGTTCGAGATCATGGCCAGCAAGGTCTGGGCCATGGGGCTCGTTGTCCTGGTCGCCTGCGCTTTCGCGCTTTTCGTGATGGTGGAAGGGGTACTGTCCGTTCCCGTCGAAGGGTCGATCGCGCTGTTCCTCGCCGGAGCGGGGCTGCACCTGTTCGCCACGACCTCCATCGGCATCTTCATGGGGACGATCGCGCGCTCCATGCCGCAGTTCGGCTTGTTGCTGATGCTGGTGCTGCTGCCGTTGCAGATGCTGTCCGGCGGTTCGACGCCGCGCGAAAGCATGCCGGAGTTCGTCCAGACGGTCATGTTGGCCGCGCCCACCACCCATTTCGTGAAGATGGCGCAGGCCATCCTTTACCGGGGCGCGGGCTTTGACGTGGTCTGGCCCCAGTTCCTGGCTATCATTGCTATCGGCGCGATCTTCTTCGCCATTGCGTTGGCGCGGTTCCGGCGAACCATCGGCACGATGGCGTGA
- a CDS encoding helix-turn-helix transcriptional regulator, whose product MYVNARMRETLSRFNAASSMEALLAALADAATKMGFPYVAMIQHGGLPRLVERALVITNYPAEFVRFYTESHAYVIDPVYEVSQLLDRPFSWDEIPGYVDLTGTQSALFEEARLHGLVHGVTVPLHIPSESHASCTFARAEPIMASPSLLTTLHIVAAFGFKAGLRLHHASRGHDVPRLTRREAQCTALVAVGKSDWEISQILGLSETSVRYFVSHAKQRYGVYKRSELVARALIDAQILRNDQGIIEAGPRRPRHRAKRRSP is encoded by the coding sequence ATGTATGTCAATGCCAGAATGCGTGAGACACTCTCACGCTTCAATGCCGCTTCTTCAATGGAAGCGCTGCTCGCCGCCTTAGCTGATGCCGCCACGAAAATGGGCTTCCCCTATGTCGCGATGATCCAACATGGCGGCCTCCCACGCTTGGTCGAACGGGCGCTGGTTATTACCAACTATCCGGCGGAGTTCGTGCGTTTCTACACCGAGAGCCACGCGTACGTCATCGATCCAGTCTATGAGGTGAGCCAGTTGCTGGACCGCCCGTTCAGCTGGGACGAGATTCCCGGTTATGTCGATCTCACAGGCACACAATCAGCCCTGTTCGAAGAAGCGCGGCTGCATGGTCTCGTCCACGGTGTCACCGTGCCGCTCCACATACCGAGCGAATCCCATGCGTCTTGCACTTTCGCACGCGCGGAGCCGATCATGGCTTCGCCATCGCTACTGACGACGCTCCACATCGTCGCTGCCTTCGGGTTCAAGGCGGGCCTCAGACTACATCATGCCTCGCGCGGACATGACGTACCCAGGCTCACGCGCCGCGAAGCTCAATGCACGGCATTGGTCGCCGTCGGCAAGAGCGATTGGGAGATCAGCCAGATACTCGGTCTGAGCGAGACCTCGGTGCGCTATTTCGTCTCCCACGCAAAGCAGCGTTACGGCGTCTACAAGCGCTCAGAGCTTGTCGCCAGGGCGCTCATCGACGCGCAGATCCTTCGAAACGACCAAGGGATCATTGAGGCTGGACCCCGCCGCCCGCGCCACAGGGCGAAACGGCGCAGTCCTTGA